The DNA sequence CTCCTGATGACAAATGAATTTGCATATTTTTTTTCCCCCAGAGAGGCCTCAATAGAATGCATAAATACACTGGTGGTGGGCTGTCTTATCCCCCTACTCTGCTTTCCTTGCTTCTCTTCTCCCATCTTCACCTctcctttccttgtctctcttctcccatcttcacctctccttctcccatcttctcatctccgttcctctcctctcctttcctctcctcttctctcctttcctccctgtgCTTCATGGACAGGCTGGCTGGCTTTCTGTCATTATACTACcggtgctgctgctactgctgctacatgGGACAGATGACAGTATAATAGCCAGACAGAGACAAGTGGGGCTCTGGATAAAAGTTGCCCTtaggtacagatctgggatcagtttcTGCTCCCTGAATCCTACTCGTAGATATGAGCGGTGGAATTGCCCCTCCCCCTAATTTGTGTTCCTTTGTTAAAGAAAAAAAAACTGGACTGTATTTATTCTTATATGTCAAATAAGTCTATTAGGTCCCTCCCCTCAATTGTTCCTATTGGGCGAACATATCCCCTCCCTCCATTTTTAATTGCACTCTGCTAGAATGTATTCCTATGGCAAATTCTGATTGGTGCCACCCTTCGATTGTTCTGTAGGTCTAAGGGTATCAATGTAACCTCGAAAGAAAATGGAGACGCTTGACATAACAGCAGGCAACAGAGTATGCATACAGGCCCTGGTACATAGAAATTGATTGTAGAAATATACATCAAGGATGGTTGAGTTtaagatgatgataatgatgcCAACAAATGTGGCTAACAAACAGCAAATTAATATCAGAATGTGAAAGGAAAGCTTCATCCTCCTCACAACCATAAttacatcaccaccaccaccatcatcaccatcatgatcatcaccaccatcatcaccaccatcatcaccatcatcatcaccatccatcaccatcatcatcaccatcatcatcaccatcatcatcaccatcatcatcaccatcatcacatcattatcatcaccaccagcatcatcatgatcactaccatcatcatcaccaccatcatcaccatcatcatcaccatcatgatcatcaccatcatcatcaccatcatcaccatcatcaccatcatacatcatacatcatcacatcattatcatcaccaccagcatcatcaccatcatcaccatcatacatcatcacatcattatcatcaccaccaccatcgtcacatcatcatcatcatcatcatcatcatcatcatcatcatcatcatcatcatcatcatcatcatcataatcatcatcatcatcatcatcatcatcatcaccaccaccaccatcatcatcaccatcatcatcatcatcatcatcatcatcatcatcatcatcatcatcatcatcatcatcaccaccaccatcatcatcatcaccatcatcaccaccagcaccATCATTTCAAACAGCATCATCATCACCTTAAGCATCATCAGACCACCAGTcatcacccccaccaccatcatcaccatcatgtcATCaaatcatcatcaacatcatcattatcatcaccatCATGATCACCATCAAACAGCATCATCAACACCTTCAGCATCACcagcaccatcatcatcatcatccccatcatcaccaccaccatcatcatcacccccaCCATTACCATCagcatcatcatcactaccatcttcATCACCAgcatcctcctcatcatcatcaccatcattatcatcagcatcatcatcataatcaccatcatcctcatcaccaccatcaccaacatcatcatcaccatcatcatcatcatcatcatcatcatcatcatcaccaacatcatcatcaccatcatgatCACCAGCAtcaccattatcatcatcattacatCATAATCACCACCATCAACATTATCACTATCATTAACTTCATCATCCCCACCATCATTATCATCACTAtaatcatcatcactaccatcatcattgaGCATCAAagatcatcaccaccaccatgatTTTATCATCATCACCAGCATCATTATCGATGACACATTATTGGTCTCTTCAATCAATCCATGGATTGATCTTATTGTAATAGAATGTACCTAATAAATgtacctcgaagccagttccacacAATTTCTTCATTGTTCCCTCTTATCagagactgatttagacctgggacaccagttgtGTACAAATAATTATCATATATAACAGAAAAgcagcaggctctggacctcgtaGGTTAATTAAGATTGGAATACCCCATGGGCTGTGGCATTCAATACAGTTCTATTCATAGGAGCGCGAGCGCATGTGATAATTGGAACATTGGGTTGCAACATACACGCATAGGCGACTGTAAGCGCGTTGACATCAAAGATATTTTAGTAGGTCTCCCGCGATGCTCTTGCTTGTATCCTAATAAATGTATTCAAAAGGTTTGGCCTTTAGCTACATTGTAACAAAACGTACAGTTACAATAGCAGAAAAATAACGGTACAAAGTAACGGTTCGAGTCAGAGCTGTAGCCTGTTGCGCGTCTCACCGCTTCATGTAGCCAGAAGAGCGCACATGAAACAGGTTGTTATGTTTGTGGTGCGCCCACTGATAGCAATATACCCCATGTGCATTAAATTAACCTATGCGAATAAATACTATTGTATGTATCTTAAACAATCACTATTAACACAGTAAACGCCATCTCGTATCGAAAAGCAGCGCGATGGCGGCTTAAGTAGGCTAAACAATTAGACAGTCATTGATACACCTGCATTGATAGCAGTGTATCTTGtgtgtagcctatagcctattgATTGGGTCAAAAACAAATGCCAAATTATCTAAAATTCCTTCCACATTACATATCAACCTATCAAGAGGTCGCTCAAACACTTTTCTTGTATTCCTATTTAAAACCCACCATCCTAATCTTAAATGAACAACgtcataatttgctaataaagtTAACATTGGGTGGTGTGAATAGTCAATGGTTGTGATTGATGATCGGGGTAAACGCTCACCAACACCCGTATCGCGTTCACTTTTACCTCTCTGTAGCTCACTAGAAGGCTCCACGTTGCCCCATTCATTTGCTACACTGTGTTCAAAACACATAACTCAATTCTATAGcaaacacactactacactatcgAGCGAGCTGCGCGCCCCAAGCTCAGCACCAGCAACATGTTTCGTATCACCGCGCCACTGAAAACTCCGGTGACGTTTCTCAAAAAAATAGCCAATGGCGCATCGTCTGATATTAGGGCAATGAAAAAGTTATATCCAATCAGACGTGCGATACACTTGGCGGTGGCCAATGGGGGACGAGCACCATCGACAGTAATGTTACAGAAGCTAAGACTGAAGACACTGCGTATCGCTGGTAATTCCACATACAGCCATTGCAGTGCATTGAGATACAGCGGCAGCCGCTTTGGTAAGTATCAGGCACGAAAAAAATGTTAAGTCTCGGTAAGGATGAAAGTGAtaagaaaatacagaaatacctcaGAAATGTATTGACCACGTTTGAATGTTAGGTTGGAAACAATTTTGTGATGTTTCATTCGAAGcgaacgtaaaaaaaaaaaaaaaagaaatttagccagctaacgttactTACTGTACAGTAAGCACACATTAGCCGCTCGTTGGAAAAAAGGAGAAAGCAAAATTAATCGGTGGAATTTCAATACAAACGTGGATTTCCTTGAATGCAAATTATTGTATTAATTCATGTCAGGTAAGTGTTGCATTGTTATGATAAAATGTGGTTTATTTATCGAATTAAAAATCAAGTAATGTCCAGCGGACAGCTGGCTATGTAATATTAGCGCACAAACATGTCCATGGTGGAAGACACGGTTCATGGTATGAGCTCCAGCCCATAAGCTAGCCATTGCAGTGTTACGAGGCTGTGATGCCTCTCATGCGAAGATGAAATCGTGGGAAAATCGaaaataaaaatatagaaaacattGTGGGGGGGAAAAAAAGCTGTTAATAGTTATTTTTCACCAATCGCCTCATAAAAGAGTGAAAAAAATTACCTCAGGAATCTGCGCTTTACTGTAATGGCTGACTGTTCTCGCATAGGAAAACATGCAGACAGCCATACAAGCGCAGTTCACTTCAACTTTTTCCAACCGTGATTTCTCACCAAACACGTATAAAACTGCACAATCTAACGATTGGAAATTAAAGTCCCATCTGTCCTTGTTCCAACgacagtatttttttatttttccgTCGAGATTAAAGGGTTGAAATCACAGATTGAAATAAGGTGGGTACCCGTGGTTGCGCTGCCCTCTACTGTATGCAATGTAATGGGCAAAGATTTAACTAACCCAAGATAAACCACAGCCTGTTgtttccaatgggagcaaatgaatcatagtgggcagaacaagcaaggaggtgggcagagcaaAGCACAAGTTAGCAAGATCCCATTGGCACGTTGTagcatttatttgcatatttccgttagagAACGCCTACTATGAAGTGCGCGTGTGCAATAACTCCATTCGCCCATGAAGTCGTTCTAAACAACGCAATTTTATGAAACTCAGCAACGGGTAAAGTCTATAAAACATAGTCCAATCTGTTCTTTACATATTCTAGTAATGGGAACAAAATACtttattgagatcaaatgtttcattgatTAGAAAATGTGCAGAATGTTGGACAAATCCATCTcactccatcttctcccactgccggtcactaggcttcctctcatcaccatatttggtggCGAGTGGAATTGCTTGCTGGATTTGTACATCCGGTGAAACATCTGgttcattgttctatctgtgtaatggggtcgtcactagttaccatagCCAAAAAGTCCtaaaccccgcctatttctacaatttatcttcttaaagtATTAtcttaaacctaaccataaccacactgataaccttatgcctaacaaTGACCTTCCATTAAGACCAAAAAGCGCATTTTTGTTTTCACTAATTTTACGATTGACAATTTTTGATTTTGTGGCTGTGGTATCTAGTGTAAACCGTGTAATGGCTGTGCATTGACACAAAGAGAAGGAGCCATATTCTCCATGTTAGTGGATGAAGACAAGCGGCCATTCCGAGCTAATAGGAAACTAACTCAACACAGCCCGCACATAGGCATAGCACAgacccagtgtattgctataaaCGGCGGCTAATGCAATAGGAATCTACCGGGGAAAAGTATTGTCATGCTCGCGGGCTTTGTCAACATGTTTGTCGATTAATAAAGCGACCGGGAATGCGGGTCGAGACATTTCAGGGCGACTTTCTTTCACGAAGAAGGCATTCTTACAAAATGGAAGAAGAAATATTGCCGTCGTTGTTGACCTCCTTTTCCTCAACGAGAAGCCTATGCGCCATTACTACTTCACTCGGCAGATAGAAAGGCATTGCTTTGTTACAACACAGATGTACTGTATAGCTACCAGTAATATACAATAGGAAATATTAGGGATTTTTTCCCAATTTTTATGATTTTTTTTCAAACGTTGCCAAATCGAGTTTAGAGTGAAAGGGAAGCATCTTTTAACGTTATTTTGTGGGTTTTATGGTATTTTTCTCGATTTTTCGGAGTTTGTTTTTCTGAGGAATATATTTCTGTAGACTTAAATGCACTATAATTTTAACATTATACACGAATTAATCAGAAACGTGGCGATACGTATTTCTCATTTTCTTTCCGCTTTAGTGCGTGAAACATTTCAAATATTTGCATACATATACAGAATAGTATCCAATGTTGCACGCATTTTTATCTAGACTGAGAACTTCTGTAACGTTCTGTAGCTAAAATTCAAATAATCGAATGACAAGCATTCtgcattaaataaaaaatatcaacTGTGACTAATTTAAGTCAACAAAAATGCATGAAAATAGTTTTAATTAAATTGTATTAAAAAGTTACATTTCTCATGATTTTTGACCAGTAAAAATAACGGATGCGTTTTCGGCAAAGGGCACTGTCCCTGTGACAAACACTCTAGAAAAGGGTTTGTTTTCCACAAACGTATCGTCAAGCAGACAGAACGAACGAACCAGAGGTGTTTATTCGCAGAGGGCTGCGTTTACAGTTCTGATGCCAAGAGTGAGGGAAGGAAACCGTCTTTAGTGCAGGCTGGTAGGGGGATCCAAATGATTAGAAAATGAATAATCAAAATCAATAACCAATACTATATTATTTAATGTCTTCAACCCATTTATCAAAGCAAATCTAATTAACTCAGTTACAACAAATATTTGTAATAAGTTGAGAAAGGGGTTCCAGCTGTGTGTAATATACACCTGGGTCTGTGAGGGCCCTTAGTCAGGTAGTCAATTTAAACCATGAGGCGCAAAGAGCTTTCAGAAGAGTTCAGGGATAAAGTTGTAGATCGGCACAGATTAGGGGAAGGTTATAAGAAAATTTCCCATACATTGAGTATCCCATTGGGTACAGTCAGGTCAATCATTAAGAAGTGGAAGGTGTATGGCACCACTGAGACTCTGCCCAGATCAGGACGGCCTTCCAAAATAAGCAGTTGGGCGAAAAGGATTCTTGCTCTGGAACTCACCATGAGGCCAACTGCCTCGTTGAAAGAGCTGCAGAGTTCcatggctgagatgggagaaaaTGTCCATGAATCAACTATAGCTCGATCATTCGCCAAATGTAGCCGGTATGGCCGATCGGAAAGAAGGAGAACATTACAGAAAGCAAACAGCGATCTCCAATCACGTGCAGAGTTTGCAGAAAAGCATTTAGgtgacactttaaaaaaaaaaatatatatatatatatatggcagtAAATAGTTTTTCTGTCAAAAAATACTGAATAAAATGACCTACAATGTTTATAATATTTAACGTTGTTAACTTTTTCTTTGCCTGTTTTGCTAATTTCTAAAACATCTCCTTTTTAGATATTGAGATGGGGAAAGATCCAAGGAAGCCGAGGGGCAAGATGTCCTCCTATGCCTACTTTGTCCAGACCTGTCGGGAGGAGCACAAGAAGAAACACCCAGAAGCTTCCGTCAACTTCTCAGAGTTCTCCAAGAAGTGCTCTGAGAGATGGAAGGTAAGTATGGAACACATCTCAGCTGTGATTGATTGGCACCCTTTTGAATTATTCCCAATTTAgtacactgcttttgaccagcACCCcgcatgggccctggtcaaaagtaatgcactaaatagggaatatagTGCCGTTTTGGGAGCCAGCCCCTTTAGTTGAAACTGTCCTGTACCACTATCAATCCCTTGATAGTTGTCTTTGGTACAACTTAGTTTCACATGAATGGTATCACAGCTAAGTTGTTCCATACTTATTTGCCACCCCTTGTGTATCATTCTCTTGTAAACGTTGTCTTCCTCTACCACTGTGTGTTGCCCCTAACTGACACAAAACACACGCTTCACTATTGGCATCTTACCACCAGTGTTTACTACGTGTACTTAAATAccttcttcgtgttgttgttctTCTCTCAAGACCATGTCCGCCAAGGAGAAGGGGAAGTTTGAGGATCTGGCCAAACTGGACAAGGTGCGAtatgagagggagatgaggagctacATTCCTCccaagggagagaagaagaagaggttcAAGGACCCCAACGCCCCCAAGAGACCATCGTGAGTACTGCCTGACAGAAAAAGACAGTCATCTCCCCCCCCATGGCTCATGTCTCAGAGAAGCATGTCTAAAGTAAATTAATGAAAtaattactttaataaaataatgaACAATAAACGTGATTTGAATTGGATTACATTTGAATAAAACAACTACTGCATTTAATGCACCCATTTAACACCACAATTAAAATCAGGGTGTCCCATGTTTTGGCAACAACAATCAATTCATGATATCCAAACAACATTAGTAAGAATTCTCTTTCCTTTCTTCCACCGCCGTCTCTCCCATCCTCCAGGTCTGCGTTCTTCATCTTCTGCGCTGACTTCAGACCCCAGGTGAAGGGGGAGACCCCGGGCCTGTCTATCGGTGATGTGGCCAAGAAGCTGGGAGAGAAGTGGAACAACCTAACAGCGGAGGACAAGGTACCCTATGAGAAGAAGGCTTCCAAGCTGAAGGAGAAGTACGAGAAGGTAAACAAACAACCCTTTTTTGTTCCTTCGTCAATTTGGAGGACCTGTAACACAGTGCAGTCAGACGGGTGTATACTGAGGGCTGTGTCTAATTTGGACTTTCTCGTAGTTCATGTCAATAGTGTGACAATTCAAGTTCGACTTGTGGATTTCAACATGGGGTTCGGGCCCCAAGTAACCGACAATAAATTCTACAGTTTGATTAGAAACACCTTGATGTTAACAGTCGAAAATATCTATTACTAACACCAGGGGTGTAATTGTTTTTGCAACGTAAACTAGCATTTCTATTGGCCAGAATCAGGTAAGTCCCTCCCTCCGTATGCTGATCCTGTCCAATAGAAATACAAGTTTTTGTTCTAAAATTGGAACATTTTGCAACTGTTTGGAGTAATGATTAAACCCCAGTCATCTGAAACACTAGCCACGTGTCATTCACAAAATCTCTCCTTATTCTCAGGACATCACTGCGTACCGCAACAAGGGTAAGGTGCCGGTCAGCATGCCAGCGAAGGCCGCCGCACCCGCCAAGGACGACGACGACGATGATGACGACGACGATGATGaggatgacgatgatgacgatgatgaggaTGACGAGTAGATTACCGTTGTTACGTATAGCACTTACAATGTCTTGTTTATAAAGCATTTAACTCCCCCCCCTCTTGTACACACAACACTTACTGAAAACAAaacaacattttaaaaaaaaaaatgaaaaaaagacACAAAAAACCTGtaccaaaaaaaaacacaaaacaaaatcgTAACCGCTGTGTATAAGAATCGTTTTTAAGCTGTAcagttttttttctccttttctaCAACAGTGTCATTTGTGTTTGTCTAGTGTTCTTCTCTTCCAGTGGTAGGTACTATTTATACCACTTATCcctgggctgcatcccaaatgaaaccctattccctatttagttcactatgagactctggtcaaaagtagtgtactatatagggaaaggGTTGCCATTTGGTACGCATACTTTACCTGGTACAGTTTTAAAGCGGttgtaaaaaatttaaaaaaaacacacaaaaaaaattgtCTGGGGAAACCGATGGGTCTATTTTCCCGATGTAGCAATGCACAGCAGCACACTACCTAGTTTATACGTGGGGGTCCTAGAAGTTCTGTTTTCAATGGCCGGTGTATTTGTTCTCTTCTTTTAGATACCGTATTATCAAGGTTATTTTACTGTACTGTTTGAATACCACTGTAATTACAACGACAACAACAAAGGATTACATCTGTTTTGGTTGATTCTGAATTGCTTCTGACatcaataaacattttttttaatatatatatatttttaattattattaaatGTTTTCTTGTAGATGGAGCACCACTAGATGATTATCATGGTTAATATATACAAATCATACTGTTCCTGTTTTTTTCCGGCCTTTGGTTTTGTCGTACGGACGTTTGAATAGAATGGGCGAGGATGGAAGTCGTAACTCAAGCCAATGCAGCTATAGCTCATCAATGAACTCGTCTGATGTAGGGTCAACTGATTCTGTATTGACTATATTATCCACAGGGTTCCTCCCAGGAGGAATGTCATCTTCACTgctatgtcacacacacacacactctctctttctcacactctcacacagtgGAAAAATATCAGAGGGTAAATATATGAGAAAGGAGATTCCATCTCTCTCAGGATGGAGGCTTTACTGAATGAACTCGTCTGATGTAGGGTCAACTGATTCTGTATTGACTATATTATCCACAGGGTTCCTCCCAGGAGGAATGTCATCTTCACTGCTATGTCAACACAAGTGTCTAATTGACAGCCAGACAATAATACATTCAGTCATGAATGGTCCTTATGGGTTGTCCTGTCTGGGAATTAATCATAGCTGTGATGCCGTGTTCACGTGCCAGTCGGGAACTCTTGACATTTACGACTTGGTAAGTGGTTGAATGCGTCACGTGTACAATTGCAAATAGTTAGCAAGTTGGACATTTCAAGAGTTTCCTAGTTCTGTCGAGCACGTGAACGTGACGAAGAGTGTCAAATCTGGGAGTAATCATGGCTCAAGAGTGTCGTAGGCACGCTTGGGAATAGTGCTTTACAGAAGCTTACGCACACATTATGTTTGACTAGTGTCTCCTGTGTCTAGGAAGCCTGCAGTGCCCCTGTCTAGTTGCTGTGGTGTAGACTAGTCAGTTGGACCTAAAACAAGAGAAGAGACCTATTTCCTTTTACTGCCctgtatttgaccagggcccatagtgccctgtatttgaccagggtccatagtgccctgtatttgaccagggtccatagtgcccTGTATTTGACCAGCGTCCATAGTGCCCtgtatttgaccagggtccatagtgccctgtatttgaccagggtccatagtgccctgtatttgaccagggtccatagtgccctgtatttgaccagggtccatagtgccctgtatttgaccagggcccatagtgccctgtatttgaccagggcccatagtgccctgtatttgaccagggtccatagtgccctgtatttgaccagggtccatagtgccctgtatttgaccagggcccatagtgccctgtatttgaccagggcccatagtgccctgtatttgaccagggtccatagtgccctgtatttgaccagggtccatagtgcccTGTATTTGACCAGCGTCCATAGTGCCCtgtatttgaccagggtccatagtgccctgtatttgaccagggtccatagtgccctgtatttgaccagggtccatagtgccctgtatttgaccagggtccatagtgccctgtatttgaccagggtccatagtgccctgtatttgaccagggtccatagtgccctgtatttgaccagggtccatagtgctctgtatttgaccagggtccatagtgccctgtatttgaccagggtccatagagccctgtatttgaccagggtccatagtgccctgtatttgaccagagtccatagtgCCCtgtatttgaccagggtccatagtgccctgtatttgaccagggcccatagtgccctgtatttgaccagggtccatagagccctgtatttgaccagggtccatagtgccctgtatttgaccagggtccatagtgccctgtatttgaccagggtccatagtgccctgtatttgaccagggtccatagtgccctgtatttgaccagggtccatagtgccctgtatttgaccagggtccatagtgccctgtatttgaccagggtccatagagccctgtatttgaccagggtccatagtgctctgtatttgaccagggtccatagtgccctgtatttgaccagggtccatagtgccctgtatttgaccagggtccatagtgccctgtatttgaccagggtccatagtgccctgtatttgaccagggtccatagtgccctgtatttgaccagggtccatagtgctctgtatttgaccagggtccatagtgccctgtatttgaccagggtccatagtgccctgtatttgaccagggtccatagtgccctgtatttgaccagggtccatagtgccctgtatttgaccagggtccatagtgccctgtatttgaccagggcccatagtgccctgtatttgaccagggtccatattgCCCtgtatttgaccagggtccatagtgccctgtatttgaccagggtccatagtgccctgtatttgaccagggcccatagtgctctgtatttgaccagggtccatagtgccctgtatttgaccagggtccatagtgccctgtatttgaatttgtatgtattatgtattatggaTCATTAGTaactgccaaggcagcagctactcttcctagggtccatttaaatgcagtaaccaacagggtgtaatgcagtaaccaacagggtgtAATGTAGTAATCAACAGGGTGTAATGTAGTAACCAACAGGGTGTaatgcagtaaccaacagggtgtaatgcagtaaccaacagggtgtAATGCAGTAATCAACAGGGTGTAATGCAGTAACCAACGGGGTGTaatgcagtaaccaacagggtgtAATGCAGTAATCAAGAGGGTGTAATGCAGTAACCAACGGGGTGTaatgcagtaaccaacagggtgtaatgcagtaaccaacagggtgtAATGCAGTAACCAACGGGGTGTAATGTAGTAACCAACAGGGTGTaatgcagtaaccaacagggtgtAATGCAGTAATCAACAGGGTGTaatgcagtaaccaacagggtgtAATGCAGTAATCAACAGGGTGTCatgcagtaaccaacagggtgtaatgcagtaaccaacagggtgtAACCCAGTAATCAACAGGGTGTAATGCAGTAATCAACAGGGTGTAATGTAGTAACCAACAGGGTGTCatgcagtaaccaacagggtgtaatgcagtaaccaacagggtgtcatgcagtaaccaacagggtgtAATGTAGTAACCAACAGGGTGTaatgcagtaaccaacagggtgtAACCCAGTAATCAACAGGGTGTAATGCAGTAATCAACAGGGTGTaatgcagtaaccaacagggtgtAATGTAGTAACCAACGGGGTGTaatgcagtaaccaacagggtgtaatgcagtaaccaacagggtgtaatgcagtaaccaacagggtgtAATGTAGTAACCAACAGGGTGTaatgcagtaaccaacagggtgtAATGCAGTAACCAACGGGGTGTaatgcagtaaccaacagggtgtAATGCAGTAACCAACGGGGTGTaatgcagtaaccaacagggtgtaatgcagtaaccaacagggtgtaatgcagtaaccaacagggtgtAATGCAGTAACCAACGGGTGTaatgcagtaaccaacagggtgtAATGCAGTAACCAACGGGGTGTAATGCAGTAACCCAGTAATAAACAGGGTGTCatgcagtaaccaacagg is a window from the Oncorhynchus keta strain PuntledgeMale-10-30-2019 chromosome 6, Oket_V2, whole genome shotgun sequence genome containing:
- the LOC118384892 gene encoding high mobility group-T protein isoform X2, producing the protein MLQKLRLKTLRIAGNSTYSHCSALRYSGSRFDIEMGKDPRKPRGKMSSYAYFVQTCREEHKKKHPEASVNFSEFSKKCSERWKTMSAKEKGKFEDLAKLDKVRYEREMRSYIPPKGEKKKRFKDPNAPKRPSSAFFIFCADFRPQVKGETPGLSIGDVAKKLGEKWNNLTAEDKVPYEKKASKLKEKYEKDITAYRNKGKVPVSMPAKAAAPAKDDDDDDDDDDDEDDDDDDDEDDE
- the LOC118384892 gene encoding high mobility group-T protein isoform X1, whose protein sequence is MRRKELSEEFRDKVVDRHRLGEGYKKISHTLSIPLGTVRSIIKKWKVYGTTETLPRSGRPSKISSWAKRILALELTMRPTASLKELQSSMAEMGENVHESTIARSFAKCSRYGRSERRRTLQKANSDLQSRAEFAEKHLDIEMGKDPRKPRGKMSSYAYFVQTCREEHKKKHPEASVNFSEFSKKCSERWKTMSAKEKGKFEDLAKLDKVRYEREMRSYIPPKGEKKKRFKDPNAPKRPSSAFFIFCADFRPQVKGETPGLSIGDVAKKLGEKWNNLTAEDKVPYEKKASKLKEKYEKDITAYRNKGKVPVSMPAKAAAPAKDDDDDDDDDDDEDDDDDDDEDDE
- the LOC118384892 gene encoding high mobility group-T protein isoform X3 is translated as MSDIEMGKDPRKPRGKMSSYAYFVQTCREEHKKKHPEASVNFSEFSKKCSERWKTMSAKEKGKFEDLAKLDKVRYEREMRSYIPPKGEKKKRFKDPNAPKRPSSAFFIFCADFRPQVKGETPGLSIGDVAKKLGEKWNNLTAEDKVPYEKKASKLKEKYEKDITAYRNKGKVPVSMPAKAAAPAKDDDDDDDDDDDEDDDDDDDEDDE